TTTTCAGCCAATAAATGAATGATTTGTGTTGACATGCACTGCTACCATGGCTATATGAACTACACGAAGGAGGGCACCATGAAGCGAACAATGACGTTGAATCTGACGGACGCAGAGATGGCCGTCCTTGAAGCGATGTGCGACGAGAAAGGCCTGTCGAAAACCGCGCTCGTGCGTCAGGC
The DNA window shown above is from Gemmobacter aquarius and carries:
- a CDS encoding ribbon-helix-helix protein, CopG family encodes the protein MKRTMTLNLTDAEMAVLEAMCDEKGLSKTALVRQALRLYKSVDERMARGEKVFIENAGKTEKTELMVL